The sequence CCATAAACATTGCGACAAAGACTGCACATACACCGGCAATAATCTTACCTACCATCATTGGGAAAATCATCTCAGGTGCAACACCCGCTGTAAATCCAAGGTGATCGCCTAAAACAAATGATGCGGATACTGCAAAAGCAACGTTGATAATTTTACCGCGGTTATCCATATCTTTCATCATTTGAAACATCGGAATGCTATTTGCTAATGTCGCTACCATACCCGCTGCAGCAATATCATTGATGCCTAGTAGTTTACCTAATTTCATCAATGGTTTTCTGAAGACTTTTGTTAACACATATACAAAACAGAAAGCTCCGGCAAGTGTTAAAGCAATACCGCCGACAACTTCAATCCCTTCAGTAACAGGTGTTAACCCTTCAATAATGGTGATATTAAGCAATTGCTCTGTCGCACCGAGTGCTAAACCAAGAATCGCAACAATCACAACACCTTTTCCAAAGACAGTAAAGCCTCTAATCATCGCATCTGGTTTAAACCATAGTCCTGCCATAATAATGGCTGCTACAAGAACGATAGGTACTAAGTTATGCAAAATCATCGCAATTGGGAAACCGGCTACTAACCCACCTGCCAATAAACCGATTGGAATCGTAATCAAACCTGAAAGAACACCTGTTGCCAAGTATTGATTATCATTTTTGTTGATAATTCCTAACGCTACTGGAATAGTAAATACAAGCGTCGGTCTCATCATTGCTCCTAAGATAGTCCCTGCAAATAAACCAGCTTCAGGCGTATTCGCCATTTCCACAGCTAATTGATACCCACCCATATCGTTTGCTAACAAGGTTGTTGCAAACATAGCTGGATCAGCACCTAAAAAGCTATAAATGGGTACAACAATTGGGCTTAATAATTTAGCCAAAAGAGTTGCAATTGTTATAATACCGACCATTGAAAGTGTTAAAGCGCCCATCGCCATAATACCCTCTTCAAAGCGTTCGCCTAAACCGAATTTATTGCCAAAACATTTATCAAGTGCTCCTAATATCATAAAGAACACCATGATGTACATAATAATTTCATTAATACTCATCATTTTCCTCCTAATTCGTTATTCAATTCAACTGGATACCAGTTAATTGCCACGATCAACGGAATCAATAATCCCAACAATCATCGCATCTAACGGTACATCTGGATGTGATGCAGCCACACGTGCGGCACTGCCTTCAGTGACAAGAACAAGGTCTCCTAAACCGGCTCCAACAATATCACCCGCGACAAGTGATCGCTGAGTGTGTGTGGTTTCATCGGTACATACAGTCACAATTAAAAAGGTAATACCATTCAATTTTTCATCTTTACGTGTGGACCATAAACTACCGGTTACTTTACCGATTAACATGAGCTATCGTCCCTTTCTTAGTCTGTTACAACCGTCATATCATGTTGACGTATATAATCGGTTGCCAATGCAGTGAGAATTGTATTTTTAGGCAGATGAATGGTTGTTGTTCCTGCAGATAACAGTTCTTTTACATCCACTTCTGCTAAAACTTTTTTTGCTTGAGGTTGTATAGGTGTCTTTTTAGACAGGTGCACTGGAAATTTCGCAGCCTCTATATCTGCAACTGACATAAAAACAACACCATAACGCTCAAGTGTGGCACGTACTTCTTGCATTTTTTGATACAATGCGTAGCGTGTTGCTTTACGTGTATCAGACCAGTTTATCTCATCCAGGATGATTAGTGGTTTCCCAGCAAGTAACTGTTCTAGATAAAGCGTTTCATCTTCTTGGGGCATTAACGCTGCTAAACGCGCCATAGTAGGAAACGTTAACTCCCCGCAAAAAATTATATCCACTGTTGTTGGGTCCCAACATGTTGTAAGTTGATACTTTTTAGACAGCTGCTCTTTTATATCAGCCTTACACTGCATATTCATTATTAAAAGCGTTGGTTTTGTAGATTGTAAGCGACAGAGCAATTCGTCAGTTACTTTTTTTACTAGCTGCTCAAATGCTTGAGCATCCATTACTTTTCACTCTTCTTAATAATTTCACCACGAATACCTTTTTTGAAACCAACAGCATTGGCTTCATCATAATCAATGTGCATCGATGTGGCATAATCAGCACTGACACGAATAACAACATCATCAAAAATCAAAGCACGCGCTCCCTCAATTTTCACTTGGACAATTTCACCTTTGCTGACGTTAAAACGACGCGCATCTTCTTCTGTAATATGAATATGACGTTTCGCTACGATTACACCTGTTTTTAAAATAACACTTTGAGTGCCGTTGATTAACACAATCCCTGGTGTCCCTTCGATGTCTCCACTTTCACGTACAGGCACTCGCAAACCAAGCGATGTCGCATCTGTTGCAGATACTTCTACTTGTGCTGCCGGACGTTCAGGTCCTAAAATAACAACATTTTGGAACGAATTTTTGCCACTCGCAATTGTGATACGTTCCTTACATGCATATTGGCCAGGTTGTGATAAATCTTTAGCTTTTGTTAATTGGTAACCTTCACCAAATAAAGCATCGATTGTAGGGCGATCAAGGTGGATATGACGGCCTGAGGCTTCCACTTCGACTGTATTGACTTCTGGTTTAATCCGTTTGACTATCTCATCAACTAATTGATCGATGTTATTCATCTAAAACCCTCCTATAATTTAAAAATAGAAAGGGTCTGGATTCAGATAACCCTCCAAGCCCTTTCTATTTTAATACTCCTAATGGTTACACTTATTTTGGTAAGATAGCATCAACATCTGTATGTGGACGTGGGATAACGTGTACTGATAATAATTCGCCTACGCGTTCACATGCTGCAGCACCTGCATCTGTTGC comes from Brochothrix thermosphacta DSM 20171 = FSL F6-1036 and encodes:
- a CDS encoding EutN/CcmL family microcompartment protein; this encodes MLIGKVTGSLWSTRKDEKLNGITFLIVTVCTDETTHTQRSLVAGDIVGAGLGDLVLVTEGSAARVAASHPDVPLDAMIVGIIDSVDRGN
- the eutD gene encoding ethanolamine utilization phosphate acetyltransferase EutD, with product MNNIDQLVDEIVKRIKPEVNTVEVEASGRHIHLDRPTIDALFGEGYQLTKAKDLSQPGQYACKERITIASGKNSFQNVVILGPERPAAQVEVSATDATSLGLRVPVRESGDIEGTPGIVLINGTQSVILKTGVIVAKRHIHITEEDARRFNVSKGEIVQVKIEGARALIFDDVVIRVSADYATSMHIDYDEANAVGFKKGIRGEIIKKSEK
- the eutH gene encoding ethanolamine utilization protein EutH, with the translated sequence MSINEIIMYIMVFFMILGALDKCFGNKFGLGERFEEGIMAMGALTLSMVGIITIATLLAKLLSPIVVPIYSFLGADPAMFATTLLANDMGGYQLAVEMANTPEAGLFAGTILGAMMRPTLVFTIPVALGIINKNDNQYLATGVLSGLITIPIGLLAGGLVAGFPIAMILHNLVPIVLVAAIIMAGLWFKPDAMIRGFTVFGKGVVIVAILGLALGATEQLLNITIIEGLTPVTEGIEVVGGIALTLAGAFCFVYVLTKVFRKPLMKLGKLLGINDIAAAGMVATLANSIPMFQMMKDMDNRGKIINVAFAVSASFVLGDHLGFTAGVAPEMIFPMMVGKIIAGVCAVFVAMFMANRMLKNNKQAKK